The following are encoded in a window of Bacteroidota bacterium genomic DNA:
- a CDS encoding CPXCG motif-containing cysteine-rich protein: protein VVDGTGGLHQHYIEDCQICCRPNDLHIEVDEEMTEADVQAETA, encoded by the coding sequence CGTAGTCGATGGAACGGGCGGCCTTCATCAACACTATATCGAAGATTGCCAGATCTGCTGCAGGCCGAATGATCTGCACATTGAGGTTGATGAAGAAATGACCGAGGCCGATGTTCAAGCGGAAACAGCCTGA